The following is a genomic window from Thermoanaerobacter uzonensis DSM 18761.
AAAAACAAAGTAAGTAATTATCTCTTTACGACATTTATGACCATGTTCAATCTTTTTTTGAAGAAGACAAACCTTAGTTTATCAAGCTCTTTGAGTCTTTCGTCGATTTGTCTGAAATCATTTCACCTTCTTTCTACGACCATTATTACTCTCACACCAGTCGCCATAGGGAATTTAGACTCGAATCTATGCTCTCTGCACTTATCATCCAAAAAATCCTTTCCATCCCTACTATTCAATTGCTCATCTATATCCTTAATCTATCTAAAGAATTGAGAGAGCTTTGTGGTTTCCCCAGAATCCCTAGCCCATCTCAATTCTCTAGATTTAAATCGCTTTCAGAACTCTTCTTCAATAATCTCGTCAATATTACTGAGCCTATTTGCCGTGAAATTAACTCTGCTCTCTCTAATATCTTAATTGCTGATACTACCGGCTTTGAACCTTATGTCAGTGAAAATAACACCAAATTCTTTGACTCTCTCTATCGCAATGTTAAAAAACTCTCTAAATCAAATCCAGATTTTGATGCTCATTCTCACGCTTGCTCTAAAAAATGCCTAAATATGCTTCTTCTAATCCTGATGCTAAAATTCTTAATATAAATGGTCATTATTGTTATTCTATTAAAGCTGCTGTTGTTACTAATAGCTTGGGCGTTGTTCAACATATCAGCTTTTATGATA
Proteins encoded in this region:
- a CDS encoding transposase, which encodes MLSALIIQKILSIPTIQLLIYILNLSKELRELCGFPRIPSPSQFSRFKSLSELFFNNLVNITEPICREINSALSNILIADTTGFEPYVSENNTKFFDSLYRNVKKLSKSNPDFDAHSHACSKKCLNMLLLILMLKFLI